The Orcinus orca chromosome 20, mOrcOrc1.1, whole genome shotgun sequence region CTCTTGACCCCGGAAGTATACGGCCGCGGGgctcagggaggagggagaggggggccCGGTCACCTTCACGGCGAAGTCGATGACCCTCTTGACAGCCACAAGCGCGCGCAGCTCCGCCATCTTCCCTCCGCGGCGACCCGCCGGGTCAGTCCTCACCCTCGGCCTCAGGGTCCGGACGCCCCGCCCCCTGTCCTTCTCTGCGCCGGTGCCCCGCGCCACCAGCCAGTCAACCGCTGCGGTGCCCGCCTCCCCGCCCCGACAGAGGACCAATCAGGAGGCCTGAGGGGAGGGCGGTGCGGCAAGCGGATGCGGGCCAATGGGGAGAGGATCCTGGGGAGGGAGGCGGAACCCGGAGGGGAAAGGAAAAACTGCTTTGTGAAGGGGGCGTGGCCGAGAACTAGGGGAAAGGTCTTGCGGGGGAGGGAAGCGTAGCCAGGGAGGAGTTTCAACGAGTAGTCCTAAGCTTCTCCCAGTGCCCTAGGATTAGCCCTCTCCCCTAGGTCCGCACCTCTTACTCGCCTCTCCGAGTCGCGGTGCCTATGTGTCCGAGTCCCCCCATTCTCTCCGTGCCCGTGTTCCTCATCCCCTCTATGATCGTGCCTCTACGTTCCCCCATATCCGTCCTCCCCCGTCCCTGTCTCCACTTTTCCTCCATGTCTGTGTCCCTACATCCTCTCCACGAGCCCTTGTGCCCTCCTGACCCCACTACCCCCTGTCCCTGTTCCCATCAAAACTCTTGTCCTGTCCATGACCGAATCTCCGTTCCCGTGTCCCCCCATGTCTCCACGTTCCCTATAGGTTCGTGTCCTTACTTCCTCCCTGAGCCTCCAGGTACCCCCGTGTCCGCGTCCTCAGGTCCCCCAGAAAGGCACGTGGAGCCGCGGCAATGGAAGCAGTTCCTTTATTCTGCCCCAGGCAGCTGCGGTCATAAGCACACGGGGAATCCACTGATGGCATCCGTGCTCTGCATGATCATGTCCGCCAGCAGAAAGCAGAAGCCTGGCGGGAAGGGAACGGAGGGCGGGTGGAGGAGGGTGAGTCCTAGGGCGGATGGTCGGGAGGGCCCCGGGGGCTGGGGTTTGGGGCTCCAAGGGCGTTTCTGTCGGGTCCACGGGAGCCCAGAGTGGAGTGTGTTCAGGAGTCCCTGGGAGGTCACTGTGGTGTTTCCTGGGAGGACAGCTGGGGCGTCTCTGCAGGGAGGGGGGGGTCCTCGGGGCAGGCTCCTCTCCACCCTCTTCCGTTATCCAGGTTACCCGCGAGAACAGAGAAGGGTAAAGCCAGCCACCCCGAAAAACAGGACCAGGAGAAGAAGACGTCGTTTTTCCCTGCATTCTTCACTGTGTAGCCTGTCATGGCGATCAGCTGCAGCAGGCCTGGGCCCCGCCCACCCGCCAGGTGAGGGTGGCCAGGGGGCTGCACCCAGCCTCACCCTGACCGCGCCCACCGCCTCAGACCACGCCCTTCTTGCCCGCCCTCCCGTCCCTGCTCTACCCCATCTCCCTGGCCCCGCCCCTGACCCCGCCTCTTTAGCTCCTCCCCCTCGGGGCCCCTACCTCCTCCAGCTACCAGGCCCACCCTATGCCATCTCACCGCAGAGGAAGAAGATGGCACTTGTGGTCCGGCCCCGCGAGTCGCCCTCCTGGCACAGAATCCGCAGCCCCATCACCAAGCCCACGATGCTGCAGCCCGCCGCCAGCACCATGCACGCCCCGGTCACCGCCAGCATGGCTGGGGAGAGCGGGCCGCATCAACCCCGCTGGCGCCGCTCCTGGCCACCACCCCCATCCGCCGGCTCCGAGCTGGGAGCAGAGTCAGGGTTTGGGATGGGGACTTGGAAGTTACATCGTGAGCGGCGGTTAATGTTGCAACAGGGAGGCAGGTCCCCGAGTTGGGGTTCCTGGTGGCCTGGTCACGGAGGGACAGCTGGATCTTAGGCTGAAGTggaagggctgggggcgggggcaccGCAGGATGTGCCCGGCTGTAGTGTCAGGAGAGGGGGCCAGCTGTGGTCAGTGCTGGGGGGCTGTCTGTCCAGTAGGGGGGGAGGGTCTGACAGCTGGGCGGCGGGGCCTCACTCTGGCAGGAGATGTTGGAGCAGGTGCCCCCGCTGCACTCCTGCCACAGGCCACTGTGGCCCCCAGAGTAGCGGATCCAGTAGTTGGTGGCCATGGACAGAATGGTGAGGATGTTGGCCAAGAAGCCCAGCGAGGTGCCCCCACTTTGAAGGCTCCACTTCACCCCCATGCCAGGGAGGCTGCTGTCGAGGACCACACATGCAGGATTGGCCAacgctcctcccacccccaggtccCTGAGACCCCCTCCTGCATGTCCCTCCATATCCCAGATGGCTACCCCTGCAGCCCTGCCTGGTGCCCCTACTTCTGGGACCACccccctcaggcccctcccagaccCAAGACCACCTGCCCCCTCAGGTATCACTGCTTAGGAACCTCTGCCTTCCAGAGACCTCCATCCCCCAGTAGACGTGACTTTGGCCTGTCCCTTGCCTTCCCCACCACACACCCACCTAAATGACTCacccacagctcccagggcttcTCAGACAGAGCccagagggtgggggaagggagactggGTCTCTGTGAGGCAGCAGGAGTTCCAGAACCCCCTTCTCTAGTGGCCATTTAAAGAGAtaaccacccacccacccatacacacacacacacacacacacatacacacacacacacacacacacacac contains the following coding sequences:
- the CLDND2 gene encoding claudin domain-containing protein 2, with the protein product MGVKWSLQSGGTSLGFLANILTILSMATNYWIRYSGGHSGLWQECSGGTCSNISCQTMLAVTGACMVLAAGCSIVGLVMGLRILCQEGDSRGRTTSAIFFLCGLLQLIAMTGYTVKNAGKNDVFFSWSCFSGWLALPFSVLAGFCFLLADMIMQSTDAISGFPVCL